The segment GCCTCCCGCCCCTCGTCTCCCTCTGCCGGTCGGGGGGCCGGCGGGTGCGGGGTGCGGGGCAGCGGGCGGGCATGGGAGGGGAAACGTCCCGCGAGCTGATCGAGGTGCCGTGCGAGGTCGTCGGCGGCGGTGAGGGTGTGCCGGGGGCGTTCCGGCACGGTGGTGTCTGTGGCGGCCCGTGCGAGCTGTTCGGCGTGGTGGTGGATGGTGCGCCGGGCGTACTCGGCGCGGATGACGACGGCGTACGCGGAGGCGTGCTGGGGCTGGGGGCAGGCGGAGACCAGATTGTGCATGTACGAGGGGGCAGGCCCGGTGTCTGCGTCCGGGCCTTGGCCAGGACGGTGTTCAGCCAGTCGAGCCCGCCGACGGAGGTTGCTTCCTCGGGTGCGGGGACGTCGTGCATCGCGGCGAAGACGGCAGCGTGGACGGGGCTGTCGAAGGCGGAGGTGTCGAGGTCCTCCAGGGCCAGCAGCAGTTGGGGCTGGAGGAGGACGGCACCCAGGAGCGCTTGCTCGGCGTAGTAGA is part of the Streptomyces sp. NBC_00250 genome and harbors:
- a CDS encoding DnaB-like helicase N-terminal domain-containing protein translates to MSPTPDPGTEDPYEPTERPPLYYAEQALLGAVLLQPQLLLALEDLDTSAFDSPVHAAVFAAMHDVPAPEEATSVGGLDWLNTVLAKARTQTPGLPPRTCTIWSPPAPSPSTPPRTPSSSAPSTPGAPSTTTPNSSHGPPQTPPCRNAPGTPSPPPTTSHGTSISSRDVSPPMPARCPAPRTRRPPDRQRETRGGRPNSGCSQARSPGQSS